The Tursiops truncatus isolate mTurTru1 chromosome 11, mTurTru1.mat.Y, whole genome shotgun sequence genomic sequence CATGGGAATGGCTCTCCTGGGACGAGCCACACATGCTGGTGACAGGTGCATCAGGGCTCCCACCCAGACTCCAAATACAGAGCCCTTGGCAGGGAGCCTGCACATGGCTGGCAGTCCCCCCCAGAGCCTCACAGAATCCTGGCTCCCCATTCTGTCAGAACTTGGCCAGCTCTGGGTGGTCAGAGTCAGCGCTGAGGCACTCTGGTGCAGCGGCTCAGAGATGGGCTTTTACTTGAGGGCTTACACCCAACTCTGCAAAGGACTGAGGCGGCGCACAGGCTCTTCACAGTGTAGCAAGAAGAGGCTGGGCAGGCGGTGCGAGGAGGATGGGGTGAGGACAGGCACCCGGATCCAGAcccagggccaggcaggtggAGTTCAGCAGAAGCCAGAGGGGTGACCGCGCTAATCCTGTGGCTGGCCGCTACGCCCCATGGGGAcatctccccactctcccctgccGCCTGTGTCAAGTGACGGCGTGCAGGGGGAGGCCTGGGGGGGgtcgggggaggagggagagaatgcAGCCTATACACACCCCTTGTCCTTCCAGAAAATGGAGCTGGCACTGGTGCCCCTGAATGCCCACGGCACCTTCTATGAGGGGGACTGCTACATCATCCTCTCGGTGAGCACCATGCCCCCCATTCCCATGAGCTGCTCCCCTGAGAGCCAGCTCTGGGGCCCCACTGGGAGATCTGCCCGTGAGGTTAATCTGGTATCCATCTTGATTCTTCCTCGCTTTTATATAGAACAGGCCTCCAGTTTGACTATCAAAGGGTTTCTTAGGCCAGGGTTTTAAATTTTGCATCAGAGGGTATGGGTGTGGCCCTCAGTCTGAACCTCAGCGAGTCGCCTACAGCAGCacttctccctctgggacccaGACCCCAGATTACAGTGCTGTGAAGGAAGGCCAGGTGGAAACAAGGCCACCTCTGGCCTCAAAGTACTCATCTAGCGGAGGAAACAATCTCCCACGTGGACAGCACTGACAGAGCCATGCAGATGGACAGCAGCGCTGTGCCAGATGTGCAAGTGCAGGGGTGCGAAAGAGCAGCAAGAAAAGCCTGCAGTCCAACCCGGAAAAGATCCCCATTGGTCTCTGTTTATTTTGAGAACAATAAGCTGTCAACATTCCCCAAATGTGGGGAGGGATTTGCGCTGCCAGGGCTTGAGCCACGGAGGAGGTCTGCACCCAGGCCACTGCAGGGAGGGAGAGGCCCCGAGCCTGCCAAGGGCAGGACACAAGTCACCGTAGGCCACGTTCTTCCCACGCCAGAAGGGCCAGCAGCGAAGGGGAGGTGAGCTGGCCCCTGACCTGATCTCTCTGACTACATCCCAGACCCGGAGAGTGGGCAGCATCCTCTCCCAGGACATCCACTTCTGGATTGGGAAGGACTCCTCGCAGGATGAGAAGAGCTGCGCAGCAATCTACACTACGCAGCTGGATGACTACCTGGGGGGCAGCCCTGTGCAGCACCGGGAGGTCCAGTACCACGAGTCCGACACCTTCCACGGCTACTTCAAGCAGGGCATCATGTGAGTAGCTATGCACAGAGCAAGGACGTAAGCACAGTttaccaaagaggaaaccaaaagggccaaaatgtatatgaagaaagtcatcagagaaatgcaaatccaaacaaaGCCATCATTTCCGCCTACTAGAGCAGAGTAACTCAGAGAGCTGAGAGGCGCCAAGTGTCCTCGAAGCTCTGGGGAGACAGGTGCCCTGCTGGCGCAAGTGAGAACTGGCCCAGCATTCCGGAGAGTAGTCTGCTGCCACTGGGGCAGATCTCACCCCCGGCGTGTGACCCAAAGGAGCGCTCACCTTCCCAGGTCCATAAGGGCACATGAACCAGAACGTTCACATTAGTGGTGGTGGGAAGCTGCAGGCAATGTGGACAGGAAAAACTCCGCGACACAGCGGAGTACAATGCCACAGCTGGAAGCAACAGATTAGAGGCACATCTGACATGTGGACAGACCTTAAAAACATGGGGCTTAGGGAGCACAGGTAGAAACAGGCTTGAAATATAGAACAGAATGCcaatctctgttttaaaaaaagtacataaacTCAAAACAACAGGCCACATTTtaccagaatgaaaataaaaagactgatgTTAAACTGTTAGAATGGATGCTTATGGCGGGGAGAGAAAGGGGGGTAGGGTATGCAGATAAAAGGGAACACATAAATACTTACTACAAGAGAGGGGTCTCAATAAAGGCCAATGGTGAAAACCTTCCACGAACTGAGAAGCTTGATTACCTCAAAACTTTGCACTtgagattgaaaagaaaaaggaattccaATGAGCTTGAGAGTTCTGAGGCTGGTCCAAGGCCAGCCTCTTGCAGGTCAGCAGTCCCCACTGAGGACCTACTGGGCACAGAGCACCACACTGAGTCACCAAGGAACCCTCTGCTCCCCGTGGCTTTCTGCGTGCCCTTCACGTATGGGACCCctgggggaggctgggctggggtgagggcCAGGGGCGGGAGAGCGGATTCTTGGAGTGAGATGGTTTTTAAGGCCACGGTGTCATTAATGTTTCTGCTCCCGCCTGACTTGTGCCCCTCTCCCCATCACACGCGACATTCACACAGTTTCTAGAACGAAACAAAACAAGTTCTTCTGTGCTCTGGGGACTTCATCAGTGATGCACCCTCTGTCTGGAGAACTAGTCCTCTGGTGGTTGGTTCCTACTCTTAATATCCCAGCTCAAATGTCAGTCCTTCGGAGAAGACTGCCCTGAACATGCTGTCTGAGTGCACCTCTGTGGCAGTGGTGACCAGCATCTATGTTTACCTGCTCATTTACTGTCGTCACCCACGTGGGCAGAGGTTGCATGTGTGTGATCCACAACTGTCTccccagtacctagcacatagcaggtgctcaataaataacgGATGTTCCCTCAGCTACAAGAAGGGGGGTGTGGCCTCCGGGATGAAGCACGTGGAGACCAATACCTACGATGTGAAGCGGCTGCTGCACGTGAAGGGGAAGAGAAACATCAGGGCCACCGAGGTAAGTCCTGCCCCTTGTCTGTCCTGGGCCCAGGGCCTCTCCGCCTAGCACCTAAGAACTCCTCCTACATAATGTCTACCTCTCCCCTGCAGGTGGAAATGAGCTGGGACAGTTTTAACCGAGGTGATGTCTTCCTGCTGGACCTTGGGAAGGTCATCATCCAGTGGAATGGCCCAGAGAGCAGCAGCAGGGAGCGTCTGAAGGTGTGGCCTGTTCTGTtgctccctcccccacccgccgCGGGGCCTCACGGGCTTGCACTCCCTCAGTtgccctttccttcttctttcctcgCTGGCTCTTTCCTGCCCTTCAAGCCAGACCCCTGCCTTTGAGCAGCATCTGTTTCAGAGACAGGCCACGTATGTGAGCCTGCGACTCAGCATCAGGGTAACTTCTGTGTCTGGGATCCAGGCTGCTCCTCCGGTCCTCGGGCTTTTTTACAGGCTATGCTCCTGGCAAAGCATATTCGGGACAGGGAGCGAGGGGGCCATGCTGAAATAGGAGTGATCGAGGGAGACAAGGAGGCGGCCAGTCCAGAGCTGATGAAGGTCCTTCAGGACACCCTCGGGCAGCACTCCATTATCAAGCCTGCGGTCCCCGATGAGATCACAGATCAGCAGCAGAAATCAAATATCACGCTGTATCAGTGAGTAGCTAAGCCTGGCTGCTGGCTGGAAGCTGGGGTAGGGGGAAGGTGTCCCCCCAGAAAACTTCTGCTTCGCTCCTCGTTTGGGGCGCAAGTGACTGGCTTTCTTTCGGTCTTTTTCAAATGCAGCTTCTATAAGGAGCTCGGTGTTCCCCGAGCAGCTACCATCTGCTCTTGTTAGCAACTCTTCCTCGTCTCTGGGGGAGACCATTTCTTTGCTCAGATCTATACGTGCCTAGGGATGTGGACAGGATAACGTTCGGAAGAGAGATGCACAAAAGTCTCCTCCACAGAACAGAGTCCATCACATTCCTGTCTGCATTCAAGCCATGCCTGTCACAAGAAGTTGAACTCTACCCAGAAACTCCATTCTAAGACAAAGCCATGAAATATCAGATTGACTACACGATGCTTTGTAGAAGAGAAGGTACAGGCTAACCTCTCCCCTTCTCTAGTGTCTCAGACTCAGCTGGGCAGCTGGCGGTCACAGATGTAGCAACGAGGCCTCTGGTCCAGGGCTTACTGAACCATGATGTAAGTAGAGCTTGGGTGGGCTTGGCTTGGGGTAGCCAGACCTGGCTTCAGAGGCAGACTCTAGGGAAAGGCCTTCCTCATGGTCTTGGGCAGGAGTAACCACTTTTATCCCTGACCGTCTGCTTCAGGACTGCTACATCCTGGACCAAAGTGGAACCAAGATCTATGTGTGGAAAGGAAGAGGAGCCACAAAGGTTGAGAAACAGATGGCCATGTCTAAAGCTCTGGTAGGAGCTATGGATGTGCAATATTGTCCAAAAAATTCTGTCCATAACACATCAGATGTGCTCAGAGAGCCATATTAGGCACCAGAGCATAGAACATCGCAGTTACATACATAACTTCAAAGTCAGACAGAcaaactgggattcaaatccaggtttaATGCCATCTCctggggtggttgtgaggattaagtaacatttataaagcactcagaacaatacctggcacacaCACCTGCTCAGTAAAAGGTGGCTGTTATTATTGAAGGAGGTATCACATATCAAGGTCAATggccctgtcctcaaggagcttatgaCATTGTGCAGACCCATGCAGATGAACCAGGCAGGATGCACTTACAAAGCAAAAAAGGGGCAAATGAAGGTGATACAAAGTCAGTAGAGTACAGGAGTGCTGAAGGAACACAGAATAGAGgatcttacaaaaaaaaaaaatcagtaataatcATGACAGGCCAATGAAGAGATGTCAGAATGTTCTACTCAGTCCTTTCCTTGAGGCAGGTAACTTGGTCCCTAGACAGAAGTGAGTTAGAATTTGACTCTAACTCTGAGAAGGGAACAGTCCTACCAACTGGCTTCACAGGGTTGAATCACCAGCCAAGTCAAGAGCCCAGTGCACTCCCGGACTGACCTGTcctttgggggcgggggggcaccCGCAGAACTTCATCAAGATGAAGGGCTACCCCAGCAGTACCAACGTGGAGACCGTCAGTGACGGTGCCGAGTCAGCCATGTTCAAGCAGCTGTTCCAGAAGTGGTCAGTGAAGGAACAGACCGTGGGTCTGGGGAAAACGTGCAGCATTGGTAAAATCGGTAAGATTGCCCCCAGATCGTGTTTTCACTGCCGGGACTCTGTAGAAAGGCAGGCACAGGTGCTTTTTGCTCACTTGGCTTCTCCTAACCCCTTCCGTGCAGCTAACGTTTCCCAGGATAAATTTGATGTGACTCTGCTGCACACCAAACCAGAGGTGGCAGCCCAGGAAAGAATGGTCGACGACGGCAACGGCAACGTTGAGGTAAGCCCAGTGACCCACATCCCAGGGCAGGCGGCAGCACTGGCCCTCCTGGCTGCTCTGCTCTACGGAAGAGACACGTGATTCCGTGTCtgctttgctttcctttccaCCTCTGGCACCTCAGGACTATTCAAAGAGGTGTCTGAGTCTGCAGGGTTTTCCCACAATTCTTCACATAAGTGAAAGGTAGATACTCCAGTGTGCTATCAATAACTCACCTGGCAGACATATTCAAATCATCTCTGAGCCATGATGGGGATGCATCTGACCAGGGACGATCCAGTTCTTGGGATTCAAATCATGCAAATGTGATAAGCCCTCACCACTGGAAAGAAGCACCAGAGCGGGAAGGTATACTTTGAATGGACGTTAGTGCCTCACCCACCTGGATTCTCTGCTAAGCATGGCCCAGTTCCCTCCAGGTAGCTGTTTCTTCACAGGACTCCCATCTCTGGGGAACTGTGTCTCCTTCTATGCCTAGGTCTGGAGAATTGAAAACCTAGAGCTGGTCCCCGTGGAGCATCAGCGGTATGGCTTCTTTTATGGGGGAGACTGCTATCTGGTTCTCTATACGTACGAGGTGCACGGGAAGCTGCACTACATCTTGTACATCTGGCAGGTAGGCCTGGGGCAGCCTCTCAGCTTTGGATCCTGGCGCCTCCTCTGGCCACTGAGCTAGGGCCGGGGGTAGCAGGGACCCATCGCACCCGCTCACCACTACAGGGCCGCCACGCCTCACAGGATGAGCTGGCAGCCTCGGCATACCAGGCGGTGGCGGTGGACCGGCAGTTTGATGGGGCCCCTGTGCAGGTTCGGGTTACCATGGGGAAGGAGCCACGCCACTTCATGGCCATCTTCAAAGGAAAGCTGGTTATCTTTGAGGTGAGAGCCCTCAGATAAAATTATACCATAAGCAGAATGCTCAGAACCAGCAGGTCAGCAGGAGACTACAGTAGAGGAGAGGAGGGGTAGAAAGCAGGGCTTGGGGAAGACATAGACAAGAAGCGGGTGAATCTCTCTAAGACACTGAAGTGAATCCCGACTGCCTAGGGCTTCAAGTCCAAACCACTGCCTAATTCATGTTCAAGGTCTTTTATAATCTGACCCGTATTACCTGTGCAGGCACATCACCCTCAGCTCCCTAGCCTACACACTCCACGCCAGTCAGGTGGGTGTCCTCATTAGACCTCACATGTGCCATATCATTACCTGTCCACCTCCCCCAGAGAATGTGCCCCTTCAGATTCAAGTTCCATTTCTTCCATGAAGCCCTGGCTGAAGCACTACCCCAAATGTATAATGTCACATGTTTGATATACGCAAGTCTGTGGTCAAGTCCTAGTCTTGTCATTTATTAGCCAAGTTTCTaagcctgtttccccatctgcactGTGGGATAATAATACCCACTTCACAAAGTTATTATGAGGATCTATAAGATGATGTAGATAAGGCACCAGCAAAGAGCCTGGCATATAACCAGGGTCTCATAATGAAAGCGAATACTATTGGTACCATAACTCCAGCTCACCTCAACCTCTCCCAGTTAGCCTAGAcgctccttgagggcaaagacGGTGTCAAACACATCCATGTTCTCCACAATGCTAGCCCAGTGCCCGGCGCATATGGTGCACCTTAGTTCCAGAcgctgcttttctctctctctagggTGGGACTTCCAGGAAGGGAAATGCCGAGCCCGATCCTCCAGTAAGCCTCTTCCAGATTCAAGGAAATGACAAATCTAACACCAAAGCGGTGGAGGTTCCAGCCTTCACCTCCTCCCTGAACTCCAATGATGTCTTTCTGCTGCGGACCCAGGCAGAGCACTACCTGTGGTATGGCAAGGTAGGATGGCTGGCCCAGTGGTCATACCAGCCCCTCAGAGCCCAGCGCTGCACCAACCCTCCTGTCAGCAAGGGCAAAGGAACTAAAGAGTGGGCTGGAGCAGTCCTCAAGAAAAGGAGCCTTTTCCTAAAGGATCTTCAAAGGGACTGACAATGTTCCCCACAATTAGGCCTCCAGTTAGAAACTCACTAACACACTGCTTACGTCCAGGAGACCCTCCATAAACCTCTGAACACATGGAGGCTGGACGCAGGCTGGATAAGTCAATCTTTCCACACCAGTTTGGTGGACTGTAACAGGACGGCCATGAACACTGAACAGAAACactaaaaatgtgatttttgtcAATTTAGATTGCATCTGCATTAGAAAGCACTAAAATTGTTTTGCAAAAGAGAATTgaacaggaaaagatgctcaacatcattagtcattagggaaatgcaaatgaaaaccccaatgagataccactacacacctattagaatgactgaaaaaaaaaagataatatcaagtgctggtgaggatgcgaAGCAATAGGAattctcacacattgctggtgggaatgcaaatacggcctttggagaacaatttgacagtttcttataaaacatacacttaccctatgacccagcaaccccattCCTGGGTATGTACCCATGCGAAATAAAAAACTAtcttcacacaaaaacctgtacacaaatgtttatagcaccaTTATTtgtaatcaccaaaaactggaagcaaaccAACTGGAGGATGGCTAAACAAACAGCGGtgcatccatacaatgggatactactcagctatGGAAAGAAACAAGCTGTGGACACCCACAACTGcaaggatgaatctcaaatgcattatgctaagtgcacaGTGCACTAGCACAGAGgccacatagtgtatgattccatttatgacatgctggaaaaggcaaaactatcaTGATGgggaacagatcagtggttgccagaggttaagGATTCAGGGAGGGTTTGACTACAAAGGGGTAGGTAGCCCGAGGGAAATTTTTTGCAGTGGTGAGATGactgttctgtttttgttgtggtggtggtagCATGATTCTATGCATTCGTCAGGAGTCATAGAACTCTACGGCAAAAAGAGTGAATTTtcctgtatataatttttaaaatacacttaagttttctcttaaaaaatagtCAAAAGTAGGTGCTAAAATTCCaactgaaagcaaaacaaaggtGACTTGTCAATATCCACTGTGGGTTTCAGAGTTTAGTCTTGTCCTTTGCCACCACTGTTTTCCTCCGTGTCCCCGCCCCTTGCCCCCTGCCCTTCCCAGCACCAGAACAAACCTATCTATCTCCCCGTCCTGAGGTACTGTGGCTTGGTAGATGATCCTGGCTGCACTGAGCTATTAGTCTCAGACACTTTTTTCCCACATCAATGTGCCTGTGTGCAGCTAACATCTgtgttctccccaccccactctcaGGGGTCCAGTGGGGATGAGCGGGCAATGGCTAAGGAGCTGGCCGGGCTTCTCTGTGATGGCACCGAGAACACAGTGGCTGAGGGCCAGGAGCCAGCTGAGTTCTGGGACGTGCTGGGAGGAAAAACTCCCTATGCCAATGACAAAAGGTACAGGACCACAGCATCCCCTCCTCTTGGCTCCCCCTGCCTACAGACTTGTGAACAGCACATGATTCTAAGCAGCTCAGTTCCTCTACTAAATGGACTGTATTGCAGACTACAGCAGGAAATCCTAGATGTCCAGTCCCGTCTCTTTGAATGTTCCAATAAGACTGGCCGTTTCACTGTCACTGAGATCACAGACTTCACCCAGGATGACCTGAACCCAGATGACGTGATGCTCCTGGATACCTGGGACCAGGTAAGACAGCCAGAGAGCTTAGAACAAATGACAAAGATCCTCAAGCTTTAGGCTATTTTTTGTGTAGTacctctccccaacccccccaGATAAAGCCAGGGTAGCCCTGGACCATCCCCAAGCCAATCAAACATTTGTCAGTGGTGACCAAAGGAAGAACCTGCTTTTTGCCAGGGCTGGAGAGAATAGAAGGTTGTTTAAAACTCACCATCCTGGGAATTTTCCCACTTTGCTTTAGGAAAATCATGCCATCCTATCATCACGCACTCCATTCTCTCAGGACCAAGGGCAGCAGGCTCCACACCCAGGGATATGGGCCTTTTAGGGAACAAAGGGATATGAAAGCGTATCTTCAAGGCCACCCCTTCGCCACATcccattttcttcagttttgctCAGCAAACATACTCAACACCTTGTCTGTTCTAATCACTGTGCTGGGTGTGGTGTCACCAAGGCCAAGGGCCTCATCCTACTCTCAGAGTTTACAGGCTGAGCGGGGGTGGAGGAGACCGGACATAGAAACATCATTTTAGTATGAGGGAGGTACGTATGAGGTGCCATGGGAGCACAAATAAGGGGCACTCAACACAGTTTAGGGGCTTAGTGAAGACTTTCTGGAGGAGATGGCTCCCAGACTCAAAGGATAAACAGGCATTAATCAGGTAGAGGGCATTCAGGCAAAGGAAAACCAAGGCATGAATAGTCTAGTATACAGGGAACTACAAATAGTATCGTCAGAGCACAGGACAGAGTTAAAGAGCACGCTAGAGGTGGAGCTAAAGAAGTAGCGGTGGGCCTTACCTACCACGTCAAGAAGTTTGAAATTCATCCGGGAAAGCTACTGAAATTTAAGCAGGCGAGTGACATGGTCAGACTGTGCTTTAGATAGATCACTCTGGCGAGTGTAGGAGAGGAGGGATGGCTTATGAGGAAAAAGACTGTATGTTGGGAGACCAATCAGCAGACTACTGTCCTAGTCCAGTAAGAGCAGCTGCTGGCCCACACAGGAGCTGTGGAGTAGAGACAGAGGGATGGTGACAGATTGGACAAAAGCATAGGAGGTAAATTAGCTAAGTCCTGGTGTTATGGAAGGCATTTAGGATGACTCCCAGGTTATTGCCTTGGGTGACTGAATGGACACCATTCACCaagaatggagacacagataCAAGTTTAGAAAAGAGCTACATTTGGGGGGTGTTACACTTGATGTGCTTGGCGTCAGCCAAGAGGAGGTGTTTTGCAAGAAGCTGGATCCAGGAAGCTAAAGTTCAGAGACAGAGAGTTCAGGACTGGAGATGTAGATTGGGGAGATACATAAATCAAAATGAATCTGAGAAAAGCTTTACTCTGATGAGGCTGTGAACTGCTGACAGGTAAAGACAGGGCAGCACGTATGATCTAGTATTGATACTTAGCCCTTGGTATGAGCTCAATAACAAATAGTCAATCTCTACCACAACAGGTGTTCTTGTGGATTGGGGCTGAGGCCAACGCCACAGAGAAGGAGAGCGCTCTTGCTACCGCCCAGGAGTACCTGCACACTCACCCCAGCGGCCGCGACACCGGCACACCAATCCTGATCATTAAACAGGGGTTTGAGCCTCCCATATTCACAGGCTGGTTCCTGGCCTGGGACCCTCACATTTGG encodes the following:
- the AVIL gene encoding advillin isoform X1; this encodes MGTSPHSPLPPVSSDGVQGEAWGGSGEEGENAAYTHPLSFQKMELALVPLNAHGTFYEGDCYIILSTRRVGSILSQDIHFWIGKDSSQDEKSCAAIYTTQLDDYLGGSPVQHREVQYHESDTFHGYFKQGIIYKKGGVASGMKHVETNTYDVKRLLHVKGKRNIRATEVEMSWDSFNRGDVFLLDLGKVIIQWNGPESSSRERLKAMLLAKHIRDRERGGHAEIGVIEGDKEAASPELMKVLQDTLGQHSIIKPAVPDEITDQQQKSNITLYHVSDSAGQLAVTDVATRPLVQGLLNHDDCYILDQSGTKIYVWKGRGATKVEKQMAMSKALNFIKMKGYPSSTNVETVSDGAESAMFKQLFQKWSVKEQTVGLGKTCSIGKIGKIAPRSCFHCRDSVERQAQVLFAHLASPNPFRAANVSQDKFDVTLLHTKPEVAAQERMVDDGNGNVEVWRIENLELVPVEHQRYGFFYGGDCYLVLYTYEVHGKLHYILYIWQGRHASQDELAASAYQAVAVDRQFDGAPVQVRVTMGKEPRHFMAIFKGKLVIFEGGTSRKGNAEPDPPVSLFQIQGNDKSNTKAVEVPAFTSSLNSNDVFLLRTQAEHYLWYGKGSSGDERAMAKELAGLLCDGTENTVAEGQEPAEFWDVLGGKTPYANDKRYRTTASPPLGSPCLQTCEQHMILSSSVPLLNGLYCRLQQEILDVQSRLFECSNKTGRFTVTEITDFTQDDLNPDDVMLLDTWDQVFLWIGAEANATEKESALATAQEYLHTHPSGRDTGTPILIIKQGFEPPIFTGWFLAWDPHIWSAGKSYEQLKEELGDAAAITRITADMRDTTLSLNSEPKYYPVEVLLKNQSQELPEDVNPAKKENYLSEQDFVSVFGITRGQFAALPGWKQLQMKKEKGLF
- the AVIL gene encoding advillin isoform X3; this translates as MGTSPHSPLPPVSSDGVQGEAWGGSGEEGENAAYTHPLSFQKMELALVPLNAHGTFYEGDCYIILSTRRVGSILSQDIHFWIGKDSSQDEKSCAAIYTTQLDDYLGGSPVQHREVQYHESDTFHGYFKQGIIYKKGGVASGMKHVETNTYDVKRLLHVKGKRNIRATEVEMSWDSFNRGDVFLLDLGKVIIQWNGPESSSRERLKAMLLAKHIRDRERGGHAEIGVIEGDKEAASPELMKVLQDTLGQHSIIKPAVPDEITDQQQKSNITLYHVSDSAGQLAVTDVATRPLVQGLLNHDDCYILDQSGTKIYVWKGRGATKVEKQMAMSKALNFIKMKGYPSSTNVETVSDGAESAMFKQLFQKWSVKEQTVGLGKTCSIGKIANVSQDKFDVTLLHTKPEVAAQERMVDDGNGNVEVWRIENLELVPVEHQRYGFFYGGDCYLVLYTYEVHGKLHYILYIWQGRHASQDELAASAYQAVAVDRQFDGAPVQVRVTMGKEPRHFMAIFKGKLVIFEGGTSRKGNAEPDPPVSLFQIQGNDKSNTKAVEVPAFTSSLNSNDVFLLRTQAEHYLWYGKGSSGDERAMAKELAGLLCDGTENTVAEGQEPAEFWDVLGGKTPYANDKRYRTTASPPLGSPCLQTCEQHMILSSSVPLLNGLYCRLQQEILDVQSRLFECSNKTGRFTVTEITDFTQDDLNPDDVMLLDTWDQVFLWIGAEANATEKESALATAQEYLHTHPSGRDTGTPILIIKQGFEPPIFTGWFLAWDPHIWSAGKSYEQLKEELGDAAAITRITADMRDTTLSLNSEPKYYPVEVLLKNQSQELPEDVNPAKKENYLSEQDFVSVFGITRGQFAALPGWKQLQMKKEKGLF
- the AVIL gene encoding advillin isoform X4; protein product: MGTSPHSPLPPVSSDGVQGEAWGGSGEEGENAAYTHPLSFQKMELALVPLNAHGTFYEGDCYIILSTRRVGSILSQDIHFWIGKDSSQDEKSCAAIYTTQLDDYLGGSPVQHREVQYHESDTFHGYFKQGIIYKKGGVASGMKHVETNTYDVKRLLHVKGKRNIRATEVEMSWDSFNRGDVFLLDLGKVIIQWNGPESSSRERLKAMLLAKHIRDRERGGHAEIGVIEGDKEAASPELMKVLQDTLGQHSIIKPAVPDEITDQQQKSNITLYHVSDSAGQLAVTDVATRPLVQGLLNHDDCYILDQSGTKIYVWKGRGATKVEKQMAMSKALNFIKMKGYPSSTNVETVSDGAESAMFKQLFQKWSVKEQTVGLGKTCSIGKIGKIAPRSCFHCRDSVERQAQVLFAHLASPNPFRAANVSQDKFDVTLLHTKPEVAAQERMVDDGNGNVEVWRIENLELVPVEHQRYGFFYGGDCYLVLYTYEVHGKLHYILYIWQGRHASQDELAASAYQAVAVDRQFDGAPVQVRVTMGKEPRHFMAIFKGKLVIFEGGTSRKGNAEPDPPVSLFQIQGNDKSNTKAVEVPAFTSSLNSNDVFLLRTQAEHYLWYGKGSSGDERAMAKELAGLLCDGTENTVAEGQEPAEFWDVLGGKTPYANDKRLQQEILDVQSRLFECSNKTGRFTVTEITDFTQDDLNPDDVMLLDTWDQVFLWIGAEANATEKESALATAQEYLHTHPSGRDTGTPILIIKQGFEPPIFTGWFLAWDPHIWSAGKSYEQLKEELGDAAAITRITADMRDTTLSLNSEPKYYPVEVLLKNQSQELPEDVNPAKKENYLSEQDFVSVFGITRGQFAALPGWKQLQMKKEKGLF
- the AVIL gene encoding advillin isoform X5, whose protein sequence is MGTSPHSPLPPVSSDGVQGEAWGGSGEEGENAAYTHPLSFQKMELALVPLNAHGTFYEGDCYIILSTRRVGSILSQDIHFWIGKDSSQDEKSCAAIYTTQLDDYLGGSPVQHREVQYHESDTFHGYFKQGIIYKKGGVASGMKHVETNTYDVKRLLHVKGKRNIRATEVEMSWDSFNRGDVFLLDLGKVIIQWNGPESSSRERLKAMLLAKHIRDRERGGHAEIGVIEGDKEAASPELMKVLQDTLGQHSIIKPAVPDEITDQQQKSNITLYHVSDSAGQLAVTDVATRPLVQGLLNHDDCYILDQSGTKIYVWKGRGATKVEKQMAMSKALNFIKMKGYPSSTNVETVSDGAESAMFKQLFQKWSVKEQTVGLGKTCSIGKIANVSQDKFDVTLLHTKPEVAAQERMVDDGNGNVEVWRIENLELVPVEHQRYGFFYGGDCYLVLYTYEVHGKLHYILYIWQGRHASQDELAASAYQAVAVDRQFDGAPVQVRVTMGKEPRHFMAIFKGKLVIFEGGTSRKGNAEPDPPVSLFQIQGNDKSNTKAVEVPAFTSSLNSNDVFLLRTQAEHYLWYGKGSSGDERAMAKELAGLLCDGTENTVAEGQEPAEFWDVLGGKTPYANDKRLQQEILDVQSRLFECSNKTGRFTVTEITDFTQDDLNPDDVMLLDTWDQVFLWIGAEANATEKESALATAQEYLHTHPSGRDTGTPILIIKQGFEPPIFTGWFLAWDPHIWSAGKSYEQLKEELGDAAAITRITADMRDTTLSLNSEPKYYPVEVLLKNQSQELPEDVNPAKKENYLSEQDFVSVFGITRGQFAALPGWKQLQMKKEKGLF
- the AVIL gene encoding advillin isoform X2, giving the protein MSLSSAFQAVGNDPGIITWRIKKMELALVPLNAHGTFYEGDCYIILSTRRVGSILSQDIHFWIGKDSSQDEKSCAAIYTTQLDDYLGGSPVQHREVQYHESDTFHGYFKQGIIYKKGGVASGMKHVETNTYDVKRLLHVKGKRNIRATEVEMSWDSFNRGDVFLLDLGKVIIQWNGPESSSRERLKAMLLAKHIRDRERGGHAEIGVIEGDKEAASPELMKVLQDTLGQHSIIKPAVPDEITDQQQKSNITLYHVSDSAGQLAVTDVATRPLVQGLLNHDDCYILDQSGTKIYVWKGRGATKVEKQMAMSKALNFIKMKGYPSSTNVETVSDGAESAMFKQLFQKWSVKEQTVGLGKTCSIGKIGKIAPRSCFHCRDSVERQAQVLFAHLASPNPFRAANVSQDKFDVTLLHTKPEVAAQERMVDDGNGNVEVWRIENLELVPVEHQRYGFFYGGDCYLVLYTYEVHGKLHYILYIWQGRHASQDELAASAYQAVAVDRQFDGAPVQVRVTMGKEPRHFMAIFKGKLVIFEGGTSRKGNAEPDPPVSLFQIQGNDKSNTKAVEVPAFTSSLNSNDVFLLRTQAEHYLWYGKGSSGDERAMAKELAGLLCDGTENTVAEGQEPAEFWDVLGGKTPYANDKRYRTTASPPLGSPCLQTCEQHMILSSSVPLLNGLYCRLQQEILDVQSRLFECSNKTGRFTVTEITDFTQDDLNPDDVMLLDTWDQVFLWIGAEANATEKESALATAQEYLHTHPSGRDTGTPILIIKQGFEPPIFTGWFLAWDPHIWSAGKSYEQLKEELGDAAAITRITADMRDTTLSLNSEPKYYPVEVLLKNQSQELPEDVNPAKKENYLSEQDFVSVFGITRGQFAALPGWKQLQMKKEKGLF